A genomic window from Arvicola amphibius chromosome 5, mArvAmp1.2, whole genome shotgun sequence includes:
- the Rapsn gene encoding 43 kDa receptor-associated protein of the synapse isoform X2, which produces MGQDQTKQQIEKGLQLYQSNQTEKALQVWMKVLEKGSDLVGRFRVLGCLVTAHSEMGRYKEMLKFAVVQTDTARELEDADFLLESYLNLARSNEKLCEFHKTISYCKTCLGLPGTRAGAQLGGQVSLSMGNAFLGLSLFQKALESFEKALRYAHNNDDTMLECRVCCSLGSFYAQVKDYEKALFFPCKAAELVNDYGKGWSLKYRAMSQYHMAVAYRLLGHLGSAMECCEESMKIALQHGDRPLQALCLLCFADIHRSRGDLELSQLKLHCLSEVIYRSKGLQRELRAHVVSFHECVEETELYCGLCGESIGEKNSRLQALPCSHIFHLRCLQTNGTRSCPNCRRSSMKPGFV; this is translated from the exons ATGGGGCAGGACCAGACAAAGCAACAGATTGAAAAGGGACTGCAGCTGTACCAGTCCAACCAGACAGAGAAGGCATTGCAGGTGTGGAtgaaggtgctggagaagggctCCGACCTCGTGGGCCGCTTCCGGGTGCTAGGATGCCTGGTCACAGCTCACTCAGAGATGGGCCGCTACAAAGAGATGCTGAAG TTTGCTGTGGTCCAGACTGACACTGCACGGGAGCTTGAGGATGCCGACTTCCTGCTTGAAAGCTACCTGAACCTGGCACGCAGCAATGAGAAACTGTGTGAGTTCCACAAAACCATCTCCTACTGCAAGACCTGCCTTGGCCTGCCTGGCACCAGGGCTGGTGCCCAGCTTGGGGGCCAGGTCAGCCTGAGCATGGGCAATGCTTTCCTGGGCCTCAGCCTCTTCCAGAAGGCCCTAGAGAGTTTCGAGAAGGCCCTGCGCTATGCCCACAACAATGATGACACCATGCTGGAGTGCCGCGTCTGCTGCAGCCTGGGCAGCTTCTACGCCCAGGTCAAG GACTATGAGAAAGCCCTGTTCTTTCCCTGCAAGGCTGCAGAGCTTGTCAACGACTATGGCAAAGGCTGGAGCCTCAAGTATCGGGCCATGAGTCagtaccacatggctgtggcctaccgcCTGCTAGGCCACCTGGGCAGCGCCATGGAGTGTTGTGAG GAGTCCATGAAGATTGCGCTGCAGCATGGTGACCGACCGCTGCAGGCACTCTGCCTGCTCTGCTTCGCTGATATCCACCGGAGCCGCGGGGACCTGGAG CTGAGCCAACTCAAGCTGCACTGCCTGAGTGAGGTCATCTACCGCAGCAAAGGGCTGCAGCGGGAGCTCCGCGCGCACGTCGTGAGCTTCCATGAGTGTGTGGAGGAGACGGAGCTCTACTGTGGCCTGTGTGGCGAGTCCATCGGGGAGAAAAACAGCCGGCTGCAGGCCCTGCCGTGCTCCCACATCTTCCATCTCAG GTGCCTGCAGACCAATGGCACTCGGAGTTGCCCCAACTGCCGCCGCTCCTCCATGAAGCCAGGTTTTGTGTGA
- the Psmc3 gene encoding 26S proteasome regulatory subunit 6A: MQEMNLLPTPESPVTRQEKMATVWDEAEQDGIGEEVLKMSTEEIIQRTRLLDSEIKIMKSEVLRVTHELQAMKDKIKENSEKIKVNKTLPYLVSNVIELLDVDPNDQEEDGANIDLDSQRKGKCAVIKTSTRQTYFLPVIGLVDAEKLKPGDLVGVNKDSYLILETLPTEYDSRVKAMEVDERPTEQYSDIGGLDKQIQELVEAIVLPMNHKEKFENLGIQPPKGVLMYGPPGTGKTLLARACAAQTKATFLKLAGPQLVQMFIGDGAKLVRDAFALAKEKAPSIIFIDELDAIGTKRFDSEKAGDREVQRTMLELLNQLDGFQPNTQVKVIAATNRVDILDPALLRSGRLDRKIEFPMPNEEARARIMQIHSRKMNVSPDVNYEELARCTDDFNGAQCKAVCVEAGMIALRRGATELTHEDYMEGILEVQAKKKANLQYYA, from the exons ATGCAGGAAATGAATCTGCTGCCGACGCCCGAGAGTCCAGTGACTCGGCAGGAGAAGATGGCGACCGTGTGGGATGAAGCGGAG CAAGATGGCATTGGGGAGGAGGTGCTCAAGATGTCCACAGAGGAGATCATCCAGCGCACACGGCTGTTGGACAGTGAGATCAAG ATCATGAAGAGTGAAGTGTTGCGAGTCACCCATGAACTCCAAGCCATGAAAGATAAAATCAAAGAGAACAGTGAGAAAATCAAAGTGAACAAGACCTTGCCATACCTTGTCTCCAACGtcattgag ttgCTGGACGTTGATCCCAATGACCAGGAGGAGGATGGTGCCAATATTGACCTGGACTCACAGAGGAAGGGCAAGTGTGCTGTGATCAAAACTTCCACACGACAA ACATACTTCCTGCCAGTGATTGGCTTGGTGGATGCAGAGAAGCTGAAGCCAGGAGACCTGGTG GGTGTGAACAAAGACTCCTATCTGATCCTGGAGACTCTGCCCACGGAGTATGACTCTCGGGTAAAAGCCATGGAAGTGGATGAGCGGCCCACTGAGCAATACAGTGACATCGGGGGCCTGGACAAGCAGATCCAGGAG CTGGTAGAGGCCATTGTCCTGCCTATGAACCACAAAGAGAAGTTTGAGAACTTGGGTATCCAGCCCCCAAAAGGAGTGCTGATGTACGGGCCGCCTGGTACAGGGAAGACTCTGCTTGCCCGAGCTTGTGCAGCTCAGACCAAG GCAACCTTCTTGAAGTTGGCAGGCCCCCAGCTGGTGCAGATGTTTATTGGAGATGGCGCCAAGCTGGTCCGGGATGCTTTTGCCCTGGCCAAGGAGAAGGCGCCATCTATCATCTTCATTGATGAGTTGGACGCCATTGGTACCAAGCG CTTCGACAGTGAGAAGGCAGGGGACCGGGAAGTGCAGAGGACAATGCTGGAGCTCCTGAACCAGCTGGATGGCTTCCAGCCCAACACCCAAGTAAAG GTAATTGCAGCCACTAACAGAGTGGACATTCTGGACCCTGCCCTGCTCCGCTCAGGACGCCTGGACCGCAAGATTGAGTTCCCGATGCCCAACGAGGAGGCCCGGGCCAGAATCATGCAGATCCACTCACGGAAGATGAATGTCAG tCCTGACGTGAACTACGAGGAGCTGGCCCGTTGCACTGATGACTTCAATGGGGCCCAGTGCAAAGCTGTGTGTGTGGAAGCG GGTATGATCGCACTGCGCAGAGGTGCCACGGAGCTTACCCACGAGGACTACATGGAAGGCATCTTAGAGGTGCAGGCCAAGAAGAAAGCCAACCTGCAGTACTACGCCTAG
- the Rapsn gene encoding 43 kDa receptor-associated protein of the synapse isoform X1 — translation MGQDQTKQQIEKGLQLYQSNQTEKALQVWMKVLEKGSDLVGRFRVLGCLVTAHSEMGRYKEMLKFAVVQTDTARELEDADFLLESYLNLARSNEKLCEFHKTISYCKTCLGLPGTRAGAQLGGQVSLSMGNAFLGLSLFQKALESFEKALRYAHNNDDTMLECRVCCSLGSFYAQVKDYEKALFFPCKAAELVNDYGKGWSLKYRAMSQYHMAVAYRLLGHLGSAMECCEESMKIALQHGDRPLQALCLLCFADIHRSRGDLETAFPRYDSAMSIMTEIGNRLGQVHVLLGVAKCWMARKALDKALDAIEKAQDLAEEVGNKLSQLKLHCLSEVIYRSKGLQRELRAHVVSFHECVEETELYCGLCGESIGEKNSRLQALPCSHIFHLRCLQTNGTRSCPNCRRSSMKPGFV, via the exons ATGGGGCAGGACCAGACAAAGCAACAGATTGAAAAGGGACTGCAGCTGTACCAGTCCAACCAGACAGAGAAGGCATTGCAGGTGTGGAtgaaggtgctggagaagggctCCGACCTCGTGGGCCGCTTCCGGGTGCTAGGATGCCTGGTCACAGCTCACTCAGAGATGGGCCGCTACAAAGAGATGCTGAAG TTTGCTGTGGTCCAGACTGACACTGCACGGGAGCTTGAGGATGCCGACTTCCTGCTTGAAAGCTACCTGAACCTGGCACGCAGCAATGAGAAACTGTGTGAGTTCCACAAAACCATCTCCTACTGCAAGACCTGCCTTGGCCTGCCTGGCACCAGGGCTGGTGCCCAGCTTGGGGGCCAGGTCAGCCTGAGCATGGGCAATGCTTTCCTGGGCCTCAGCCTCTTCCAGAAGGCCCTAGAGAGTTTCGAGAAGGCCCTGCGCTATGCCCACAACAATGATGACACCATGCTGGAGTGCCGCGTCTGCTGCAGCCTGGGCAGCTTCTACGCCCAGGTCAAG GACTATGAGAAAGCCCTGTTCTTTCCCTGCAAGGCTGCAGAGCTTGTCAACGACTATGGCAAAGGCTGGAGCCTCAAGTATCGGGCCATGAGTCagtaccacatggctgtggcctaccgcCTGCTAGGCCACCTGGGCAGCGCCATGGAGTGTTGTGAG GAGTCCATGAAGATTGCGCTGCAGCATGGTGACCGACCGCTGCAGGCACTCTGCCTGCTCTGCTTCGCTGATATCCACCGGAGCCGCGGGGACCTGGAG ACAGCCTTCCCCAGGTACGACTCAGCTATGAGCATCATGACTGAGATTGGAAATCGCCTGGGGCAGGTACATGTGCTGCTGGGTGTGGCCAAGTGCTGGATGGCCAGGAAGGCGTTGGACAAG GCTTTAGATGCCATTGAGAAAGCCCAGGACCTGGCTGAAGAGGTTGGAAATAAG CTGAGCCAACTCAAGCTGCACTGCCTGAGTGAGGTCATCTACCGCAGCAAAGGGCTGCAGCGGGAGCTCCGCGCGCACGTCGTGAGCTTCCATGAGTGTGTGGAGGAGACGGAGCTCTACTGTGGCCTGTGTGGCGAGTCCATCGGGGAGAAAAACAGCCGGCTGCAGGCCCTGCCGTGCTCCCACATCTTCCATCTCAG GTGCCTGCAGACCAATGGCACTCGGAGTTGCCCCAACTGCCGCCGCTCCTCCATGAAGCCAGGTTTTGTGTGA